A part of Fusarium graminearum PH-1 chromosome 3, whole genome shotgun sequence genomic DNA contains:
- a CDS encoding amidophosphoribosyltransferase: MTDIVGHWVTRKPLRLLSICTNLCITSNISEAQPFYVNAPFGISMSVNGNLVNTEYLRKFLDEEAHRHVNSDSDSELLLNIFAHGLQQLGKTRANSEDIFTALSDVYSKCQGAFACTAMIAGFGILAFRDANGIRPLCIGSRPSATLSGTKDYMVASESVVLKQLGFEDIIDILPGQACFLQKGCAPKFRQIINDRPYTPDCFEFVYVARPDSTMDGISVYRSRQNMGEKLAKKIRAVLGDKAVEEIDAVIPVPETSNIAAATLAEKLGKPYVTALIKNRYVQRTFILPNQALRMKSVRRKLSPIDSEFRGKNLIIVDDSVVRGTTSRQIVQMARDAGAVKVIFVSASPECMHPHIYGIDLADPIDLVAHGRTTQEIADYIGADEVIFQDLDGKDGLKAACMEAAETESKVEDFEVGVFCGRYVTEVPEGYFEHLSDLRNGKRKAKAALTEIKSGGDEGANVVVSSGPTNGPPDSDEREDISLHNMASEQMTTS, from the exons ATGACCGATATCGTCGGTCA CTGGGTGACCAGGAAGCCACTTCGGCTGCTATCGATTTGCACGAATCTTTGTATTACCTCCAACAT ATCCGAGGCTCAGCCTTTTTACGTCAATGCGCCATTCGGAATCTCCATGAGCGTCAACGGcaacctcgtcaacaccGAATACCTTCGCAAATTcctcgacgaagaagcaCACCGACATGTCAACTCCGATTCCGACTCAGAGCTCCT tctcaacatcttcgCACACGGACTTCAGCAGCTCGGCAAGACTCGTGCCAACTCTGAAGATATCTTCACTGCTCTGAGCGATGTGTACTCCAAGTGCCAGGGCGCTTTTGCCTGTACTGCCATGATCGCTGGTTTCGGTATCCTGGCTTTCCG TGACGCCAACGGTATTCGACCCCTCTGCATTGGATCCCGACCCTCCGCTACTCTCTCCGGCACCAAGGATTACATGGTTGCTTCCGAATCTGTTGTCCTCAAGCAGCTCGGCTTCGAGGATATCATCGACATTCTTCCCGGACAGGCCTGCTTTTTGCAAAAGGGCTGTGCTCCCAAGTTCCGCCAGATCATCAACGACCGACCCTACACCCCCGATTGCTTCGAGTTCGTTTACGTTGCTCGCCCCGACTCTACCATGGACGGTATCTCCGTCTACCGCAGCCGACAAAACATGGGAGAgaagctggccaagaagattcGTGCGGTTCTTGGAGACAAGGCAGTTGAAGAGATCGATGCTG TTATTCCCGTTCCTGAG ACAAGTAACATTGCCGCTGCTACTCTTGCTGAAAAGCTTGGCAAGCCATATGTGACTGCTCTTATTAAGAACCGATACGTCCAACGAACTTTCATTCTCCCCAACCAAGCTCTCCGAATGAAGAGTGTCCGCCGAAAGCTTTCACCCATCGACTCGGAATTCCGCGGCAAGAACTTGATTATAGTGGATGACAGTGTCGTCCGTGGAA CTACATCACGACAAATTGTCCAGATGGCTAGGGATGCTGGTGCCGTCAAGGTTATCTTTGTTTCAGCATCTCCTGAATGCATGCACCCTCACATT TATGGTATCGATCTTGCGGACCCAATTG ATCTGGTTGCCCATGGTCGAACTACACAGGAAATTGCCGACTATATCGGTGCTGACGAGGTCATCTTCCAGGACCTTGACGGCAAGGACGGATTGAAGGCTGCTTGCATGGAGGCCGCCGAAACCGAAAGCAAGGTTGAGGACTTCGAGGTCGGTGTCTTCTGTGGTCGCTACGTCACAGAAGTCCCAGAAGGATATTTCGAGCACTTGAGCGATCTCCGAAACGGCAAGcgaaaggccaaggcagccttgacagaGATCAAGTCCGGCGGTGATGAGGGTGCCAATGTTGTCGTCAGCTCTGGACCTACAAATGGCCCACCTGACTCTGATGAGCGCGAAGACATCAG CCTTCACAACATGGCCAGCGAGCAGATGACAACGTCATAA